One Thomasclavelia spiroformis DSM 1552 DNA window includes the following coding sequences:
- a CDS encoding YdcF family protein, with the protein MFKYVVLCFVLINVLIFITVFKKTQKRQKQSKYDCAIVCGFPANSDGSPSLIMKSRVEKAIELYCHNKIDYIIFSGGKVHNTYEEAAIMEKYAISLGLDKKIIIKENKAISTFHNLLYCTEIMNEHNFNSCLVVTNGWHLRKANHYARKNKLNYAMVVADNPSEFNKLKILYLYLKTNLIMYINLFKGYY; encoded by the coding sequence ATGTTTAAATATGTAGTTTTGTGTTTTGTTTTAATTAATGTTTTGATTTTTATCACGGTATTTAAAAAAACTCAAAAGAGACAAAAACAAAGTAAATATGATTGTGCAATAGTCTGTGGTTTTCCTGCAAATAGTGATGGGAGTCCTTCATTAATTATGAAATCACGTGTTGAAAAAGCAATAGAATTGTATTGTCATAATAAAATCGATTATATTATTTTTTCTGGTGGCAAAGTTCATAATACTTATGAAGAAGCAGCGATTATGGAAAAATATGCAATATCATTAGGTTTAGATAAAAAAATAATTATCAAAGAAAACAAAGCAATAAGTACTTTTCATAATTTGTTGTATTGTACTGAAATAATGAATGAACATAATTTTAATAGTTGTTTGGTTGTTACAAATGGATGGCATTTACGTAAAGCTAATCATTATGCTAGAAAAAATAAATTAAATTATGCGATGGTAGTTGCTGATAATCCAAGTGAATTTAATAAGTTAAAGATATTATATTTATATCTTAAAACTAATTTAATAATGTATATTAATTTATTTAAGGGATATTATTGA
- the priA gene encoding replication restart helicase PriA: protein MIVVYIVQVLVEHPTHALDTAFDYLSNEEVLKGVRVKIDFGHQKIIGYVINCQYSKLSKDELEKEAGFKYRYISEIIDDKPLLNHELQELSLTLSKLTLSPRISCFQAMLPPQLKPSSNKSTGIKYQKAIKFLSNQVKTSKQKEALEYLKNHDEAFLKDFPYSRGLLNNLIEQNAVKIIEKEIYRDPFLDNCKDEKEFILTDDQQQVVNGIRAKIDKFHTALIHGVTGSGKTEVYLHLSKHVINQGKTVLILVPEISLTPMMVNVFKHRFKNQVAILHSKLSPGERYDEYRRILNKDVKIVVGARSAVFAPLEKIGLIILDEEHDASYKQETKPRYQTIQIARIRGQYHNCPVVLGSATPSLESYSRALKGIYDLYELNNRINKFPLPKIELIDMADEIRHKNYSIFSTAMKAKIQDCIDKDEQIILFLNKRGYATYVRCLDCGEVIKCPHCDVTLTYHKHDNKLRCHYCEYQRDMFISCPNCNGHNLKFVGSGTQKIEEQINSIFNGAKVIRYDVDTTKQKDGHQKLLEKFERKEANILLGTQMIAKGLDFENVTFVGVLNADISLNIPDFRANERTFQLLEQVSGRSGRGKKEGMVMIQTYNSNHFVLQCVKKHDYLKFFNEEMEFRKLAKYPPYVHLVSVLIQGKDEDVVSKCTTQIKTYFQKQLKDVLILGPANSLIYRMHDIYRKRILIKFTNSKTLYPVLFKLNDFYNRTGHKVNVVCDFNPYNQI from the coding sequence ATGATTGTAGTGTATATTGTACAAGTATTAGTTGAGCATCCAACTCATGCTTTAGATACAGCTTTTGATTATTTATCTAATGAAGAAGTTTTAAAAGGTGTAAGAGTTAAAATTGATTTTGGACATCAAAAAATCATAGGATATGTAATTAATTGTCAATATAGTAAGTTATCAAAAGATGAGTTAGAAAAAGAGGCAGGTTTTAAATATCGTTATATTAGTGAAATAATTGATGATAAACCGCTCTTAAATCATGAATTACAAGAATTATCGCTAACGCTGTCTAAATTAACATTATCGCCTCGAATTAGTTGTTTTCAAGCAATGTTGCCGCCACAATTAAAGCCTAGTAGTAATAAAAGTACAGGAATTAAATATCAAAAAGCAATTAAGTTTTTAAGTAATCAAGTAAAAACATCCAAACAAAAAGAAGCTCTTGAGTATTTAAAAAATCATGATGAGGCATTTTTAAAAGATTTTCCATATAGTCGGGGATTACTTAATAATTTAATTGAACAAAATGCAGTTAAAATCATTGAAAAAGAAATTTATCGTGATCCGTTTTTAGATAATTGTAAAGATGAAAAAGAATTTATTTTAACAGATGATCAACAACAAGTTGTTAATGGAATTAGAGCAAAGATTGATAAATTTCATACGGCTTTGATTCATGGAGTAACTGGCTCAGGTAAAACAGAGGTGTATTTGCATTTATCTAAACATGTGATCAACCAAGGAAAAACTGTCTTAATACTTGTTCCAGAGATTTCTTTGACCCCAATGATGGTTAATGTGTTTAAACATCGTTTTAAAAATCAAGTAGCAATTCTTCATTCTAAGCTTTCGCCTGGTGAAAGATATGATGAATATCGCCGGATTTTAAATAAAGATGTTAAGATTGTTGTTGGAGCGCGTAGTGCTGTTTTTGCACCATTAGAAAAAATAGGTTTGATTATTTTAGATGAAGAACATGATGCTAGTTATAAACAGGAAACTAAACCGCGTTATCAAACAATTCAAATTGCGCGAATACGTGGTCAATATCATAATTGTCCAGTTGTATTAGGAAGTGCGACTCCTTCATTAGAGTCGTATAGTCGAGCGTTAAAGGGGATATATGATTTATATGAACTAAATAACAGAATCAATAAATTTCCTTTACCTAAAATTGAATTAATAGATATGGCTGATGAAATTAGGCATAAAAATTATTCAATATTTTCTACAGCAATGAAAGCAAAGATACAAGATTGCATTGATAAAGATGAACAAATTATTTTGTTTTTAAATAAGCGTGGCTATGCTACATACGTTCGTTGTCTTGATTGTGGTGAGGTAATAAAGTGTCCTCATTGTGATGTTACTTTAACTTATCATAAACATGATAATAAATTACGCTGTCATTATTGTGAGTATCAAAGGGATATGTTTATAAGTTGTCCTAACTGTAATGGACATAATTTGAAATTTGTTGGTAGTGGTACCCAAAAGATAGAGGAACAAATTAATAGTATTTTTAATGGTGCTAAGGTAATTAGATATGATGTAGATACTACTAAACAAAAAGATGGTCATCAAAAGTTATTAGAAAAATTTGAAAGAAAAGAAGCTAATATTTTATTAGGTACACAAATGATAGCTAAAGGGTTAGATTTTGAAAATGTTACTTTTGTTGGTGTTTTAAATGCTGATATAAGTTTGAATATTCCTGATTTCAGAGCTAATGAAAGGACATTTCAATTATTAGAACAAGTTTCAGGAAGAAGTGGACGGGGTAAAAAAGAAGGAATGGTAATGATTCAAACTTATAATTCTAATCATTTTGTTTTGCAATGCGTAAAAAAACATGATTATCTGAAATTTTTTAATGAAGAAATGGAATTTAGGAAATTAGCAAAATATCCTCCTTATGTACATTTAGTAAGTGTTTTGATTCAAGGTAAAGATGAGGATGTAGTATCAAAATGTACGACACAAATTAAAACATATTTTCAAAAACAGTTAAAAGATGTATTAATATTAGGGCCAGCTAATAGTTTGATTTATCGCATGCATGATATTTATCGTAAACGAATTTTGATTAAATTTACTAATAGTAAAACATTGTATCCGGTATTATTTAAATTAAATGATTTTTATAATAGAACGGGACATAAAGTAAATGTAGTATGTGATTTTAATCCATATAATCAAATATAG
- a CDS encoding IS110 family transposase: MKLVGIDIAKYKHAAFIMDASTGESLCDPFLFKNNKDGFQKFYDELNKYTQDELLIGMEDTGHYNFAIESCLLAKGYKVALINPITTKNLRKASLKTVKSDKEDAILITKALLDKDYYRIISIQDEKLKEAKELTRYRTQLTIEMNRKKNILQRHIDIVFPEFNTLFNNEYTITYLNILRKYGDAYTIAHTDIRSLRKCFKYCNIFSAEDLKELASNSVGIHDVSISFIIQSVISSIDLINSQIEELDKKIEELAITQDSSITSIPGISIITGTSILAELGDISKYSNAGKLIKFAGVNPYISESGEFSADKTAITKKGSKYLRATLYRVIIPVIRHNPAFNNYYHLKRSQGKGHLCALGHCVRKLLRIIYHLEINHITFDINSLK, translated from the coding sequence ATGAAACTTGTTGGAATTGACATTGCCAAATATAAACATGCCGCTTTTATCATGGATGCTTCTACTGGCGAATCTTTATGTGATCCTTTTTTATTCAAAAACAATAAAGATGGATTTCAAAAATTTTATGACGAACTTAATAAATACACACAAGATGAACTTTTAATCGGTATGGAAGATACCGGACACTATAACTTTGCCATTGAAAGCTGCTTATTGGCTAAAGGTTATAAAGTTGCTTTAATCAATCCTATTACCACTAAGAACCTTAGAAAAGCTTCTTTAAAAACTGTTAAAAGCGATAAAGAAGATGCTATTTTAATTACCAAAGCTCTCCTAGATAAAGATTACTATCGCATCATCTCTATTCAAGATGAGAAATTAAAGGAGGCCAAAGAATTAACGCGCTATCGTACACAATTGACAATTGAAATGAATCGTAAGAAGAATATTCTTCAAAGACATATTGATATTGTTTTTCCTGAATTTAATACATTATTTAATAATGAATACACCATTACATATTTAAATATTTTAAGAAAATATGGTGATGCCTATACCATTGCACATACAGATATTCGTTCTTTAAGAAAATGTTTTAAATACTGTAATATCTTCTCAGCAGAAGACTTAAAAGAATTAGCTTCTAATTCTGTGGGTATTCATGATGTTTCTATTTCTTTTATCATTCAATCGGTTATTTCCAGTATTGATTTAATAAACTCTCAAATTGAAGAATTAGATAAAAAAATAGAAGAACTCGCCATCACACAAGATTCTTCTATCACATCAATACCAGGAATATCAATTATTACTGGTACTTCTATTTTAGCTGAACTTGGTGATATAAGTAAATACTCAAATGCAGGAAAATTAATTAAATTTGCAGGTGTGAATCCATATATCAGTGAATCTGGCGAATTTTCAGCTGATAAAACAGCCATAACCAAGAAAGGTTCTAAATATCTAAGGGCAACACTTTATCGAGTCATCATACCTGTAATACGCCACAACCCTGCATTTAATAACTACTATCATTTAAAACGAAGTCAAGGTAAAGGACATCTTTGCGCTTTAGGTCATTGTGTTAGAAAACTTTTAAGAATCATTTATCATCTTGAAATAAATCATATTACTTTTGATATAAATTCTCTTAAATAA
- the rsmB gene encoding 16S rRNA (cytosine(967)-C(5))-methyltransferase RsmB, whose amino-acid sequence MAREVALEILLKYHNEHSYLNITLNEYLKNSTLSRNDKDLVTRIVYGTVQNMIYLEYQLEPYIKNKKVKSREKMILLMSLYQLIFLDKVPEYAIIDEAVKLAKKKNFYAGKFVNAILRNYLRNGKRKIETKDELEKLSIETSHPLWLVKMFTKQYDYETAKKICIHDNTPPGRTARVNTLKTNKNTLLKEGCFENGNLAPDALLYNAGNIAESTYFKEGLVTIQDESSQLVAPLLSPSEDDLVLDMCCAPGSKTTHLAALMNNKGKIIACDLFEHKIKLVKENLKRLNISNVELHAIDATTLKEKYLEGTFDKILLDAPCSGLGVMKRKPEIKYHDSSVMDTIIPLQAKLLDNAYYLLKNNGKMVYSTCTINKKENEQMIKKFLDKYPDMKIVEERKILPFVYDSDGFYMCKLEKGK is encoded by the coding sequence ATGGCAAGAGAAGTTGCATTAGAAATATTATTGAAGTATCATAATGAACATAGTTATTTAAATATAACTTTAAATGAATATTTAAAAAATAGTACATTATCTAGGAATGATAAGGATTTAGTTACACGAATCGTATATGGTACAGTTCAAAATATGATATATCTTGAATATCAATTAGAACCGTATATAAAAAATAAGAAGGTAAAAAGTAGAGAGAAAATGATTTTATTGATGTCTTTGTATCAATTGATATTTTTAGATAAAGTACCTGAATATGCAATCATTGATGAGGCAGTGAAATTAGCTAAAAAGAAAAATTTTTATGCTGGAAAGTTTGTAAATGCAATTTTACGTAATTACCTTCGTAATGGAAAAAGAAAAATTGAAACTAAAGATGAGTTAGAAAAGTTATCTATTGAAACGAGTCATCCATTATGGTTAGTAAAAATGTTTACTAAACAATATGACTATGAAACAGCAAAAAAAATTTGTATTCATGATAATACACCGCCAGGTAGAACGGCACGTGTAAACACATTAAAGACAAATAAAAATACATTATTAAAAGAGGGATGTTTTGAAAATGGAAATTTAGCACCTGATGCCCTTTTATATAATGCTGGAAATATTGCTGAAAGTACGTATTTTAAAGAAGGTTTGGTTACGATTCAAGATGAGTCGAGTCAATTAGTAGCACCTTTATTATCGCCTAGTGAAGATGATTTGGTTTTAGATATGTGTTGTGCTCCAGGAAGTAAGACAACACATCTAGCGGCATTGATGAATAATAAAGGAAAGATCATTGCATGTGATTTGTTTGAACATAAAATTAAATTAGTTAAAGAAAATTTAAAGCGTTTGAATATTAGCAATGTTGAATTACATGCAATAGATGCAACTACTTTAAAAGAAAAATATCTAGAAGGAACGTTTGATAAAATTTTATTAGATGCTCCTTGTAGTGGCTTAGGAGTAATGAAAAGGAAACCAGAAATTAAATATCATGATTCTAGTGTAATGGATACAATTATTCCATTACAAGCAAAATTATTAGACAATGCCTACTATTTATTGAAAAATAATGGTAAAATGGTATATAGTACTTGTACTATAAATAAAAAAGAAAATGAACAGATGATAAAAAAATTTCTTGATAAATATCCTGATATGAAGATAGTTGAGGAAAGAAAAATTTTACCATTTGTTTATGATAGCGATGGTTTTTATATGTGTAAATTAGAAAAAGGAAAATAA
- the rlmN gene encoding 23S rRNA (adenine(2503)-C(2))-methyltransferase RlmN yields the protein MKNIYDYSLEQLTEYFQSIKQKPFRAKQVFSWLYQKDARSFDDMSDLSKELRNSLKDEFNFDILKIKEKQVSRDGTIKYLFELLDGSLIESVLMIHDYGKSLCVTSQVGCNMKCKFCASGLLNKQRDLSPGEIVSQIIKIQQDTNQRISHVVVMGTGEPFDNYDNVMDFVRIINHPNGLAIGARHITISTCGLIKGIERYSDEGIQTNLAISLHAPNDEIRNELMPINKIYPMDKLRQVVSDYIDKTNRRVTFEYILLKDINDDIIYARQLAHYLRGLNAYVNLIPYNSVDEHGYQPSKKEQAELFKSELLRLHINVTMRKEHGRDIDGACGQLRAKRSGVK from the coding sequence ATGAAAAATATATATGATTATTCTTTAGAACAATTAACTGAATACTTTCAATCAATCAAGCAAAAGCCATTTAGAGCCAAACAAGTTTTTAGTTGGCTTTATCAAAAAGATGCGCGTTCATTTGATGATATGTCAGATTTATCAAAAGAGCTTAGAAACAGTTTAAAAGATGAATTCAATTTTGATATATTAAAAATCAAAGAAAAACAGGTATCTAGAGATGGGACGATTAAGTATTTATTTGAATTATTAGATGGAAGCTTGATTGAATCGGTATTAATGATTCATGATTATGGTAAATCATTGTGTGTTACAAGCCAAGTTGGATGTAATATGAAATGTAAATTTTGCGCAAGTGGATTGCTTAATAAACAACGAGATCTATCACCAGGCGAAATTGTTAGTCAAATTATTAAAATACAACAGGATACCAATCAACGGATTAGTCATGTTGTTGTTATGGGAACTGGTGAGCCATTTGATAATTATGATAATGTAATGGATTTTGTAAGAATTATTAATCATCCAAATGGATTAGCAATAGGGGCAAGACATATTACAATATCAACATGTGGTTTAATAAAAGGAATTGAAAGATATAGTGATGAAGGAATTCAGACTAATTTAGCTATTTCTTTACATGCACCAAATGACGAAATTCGAAATGAATTAATGCCAATTAATAAGATTTATCCAATGGATAAATTAAGACAGGTAGTTAGTGATTATATAGATAAAACTAATCGACGAGTTACATTTGAATATATATTATTAAAAGATATTAATGATGATATAATTTATGCAAGACAGTTGGCTCATTATTTAAGAGGATTAAATGCATATGTAAATTTAATTCCATATAACAGTGTTGATGAACATGGTTATCAGCCAAGTAAAAAAGAACAAGCAGAATTATTTAAAAGTGAATTGCTTAGATTGCATATAAATGTAACAATGAGAAAAGAGCATGGTCGTGATATAGATGGCGCTTGTGGGCAACTACGGGCTAAAAGAAGTGGGGTGAAATAA